A portion of the Cryptomeria japonica chromosome 5, Sugi_1.0, whole genome shotgun sequence genome contains these proteins:
- the LOC131075528 gene encoding indole-3-acetate O-methyltransferase 1-like produces MPELEGYFADLPSNDFNMLFRTLPPPQQGFTDADGNGVCDINPVAARSYFVAAVCGSHFKRLFPQKSLHFCHSSASLHWISQVPESVQQRRSPRVYVSSDCEEAVGAAYLHQFNTDFTAFLNTRAREMVDGGSLLISLVGRNAGTQLTEEQGILGNIAGHLEYAFEELVNEGIVEKEKYKSFYIPWFGPSSEEVESIVKREGLFEIGNMRVLEGIPMHPMTHWKQGKEKIFGRFVAN; encoded by the exons ATGCCAGAACTCGAGGGTTATTTCGCCGATCTTCCCTCAAATGATTTCAATATGCTGTTTCGAACGTTGCCTCCGCCCCAACAAGGCTTTACCGACGCAGACGGTAATGGTGTCTGTGATATAAATCCCGTGGCCGCAAGATCTTACTTTGTAGCGGCTGTGTGTGGATCACATTTCAAACGTCTCTTTCCACAGAAAAGCTTGCATTTCTGTCATTCTTCTGCCAGTCTCCACTGGATTTCACAG GTGCCAGAGAGTGTTCAACAGAGGAGGTCTCCTCGTGTGTACGTTTCAAGTGATTGCGAGGAGGCAGTGGGGGCTGCGTATCTACACCAGTTCAACACAGACTTCACAGCATTTCTAAATACCCGAGCAAGAGAGATGGTTGATGGGGGATCCTTGCTTATATCTCTGGTGGGTCGTAATGCAGGCACCCAACTAACGGAGGAGCAAGGAATATTAGGAAATATTGCGGGCCACTTAGAATATGCATTTGAGGAACTGGTCAATGAG GGTattgttgaaaaggaaaaatacAAATCATTCTATATACCTTGGTTTGGTCCAAGTTCAGAAGAGGTGGAGAGCATTGTGAAAAGAGAGGGATTGTTCGAAATTGGGAATATGAGGGTGTTAGAAGGAATTCCAATGCATCCAATGACACATTGGAAACAAGGAAAGGAGAAAATATTTGGAAGATTTGTAGCAAACTAG